The Muntiacus reevesi chromosome 7, mMunRee1.1, whole genome shotgun sequence genome includes a region encoding these proteins:
- the LRR1 gene encoding leucine-rich repeat protein 1 isoform X3, whose protein sequence is MRLHCEVEVVSRHLPALGLRNRGKGVRAVLSLCQQAPRTPPGPRAGGERGGRHPACLFISTLKDKRGTRYELKENIEQFFTKFVDEGKATVRLKEPPVDLCLSKDSIWLSYHSFPSLSRFGYCKNLCLWKIQHKQFYSRNYYHESTLCCSHCGLSR, encoded by the exons ATGAGGCTGCACTGCGAGGTGGAGGTGGTCAGCCGGCACTTGCCGGCCTTGGGGCTGAGGAACCGGGGCAAGGGCGTCCGGGCGGTGTTGAGCCTCTGTCAGCAGGCGCCCAGGACTCCGCCGGGTCCCCGAGCTGGAGGCGAGCGGGGCGGCCGGCACCCCGCCTGCCTGTTCATTTCCACCCTGAAGGACAAGCGCGGGACCCGCTATGAG CTAAAGGAGAACATTGAGCAGTTCTTCACCAAATTTGTGGATGAGGGGAAAGCCACTGTTCGGTTAAAGGAGCCTCCCGTGGACCTCTGTCTCAGTAAG GATTCCATATGGCTCTCATATCATTCCTTTCCATCTTTGTCAAGATTTGGATACTGCAAAAACCTGTGTTTGTGGAAGATACAGCATAAGCAGTTTTATTCAAGGAACTACTACCATGAATCTACACTCTGTTGCTCACACTGTGGTCTTAGTAGATAA
- the LRR1 gene encoding leucine-rich repeat protein 1 isoform X1, with the protein MRLHCEVEVVSRHLPALGLRNRGKGVRAVLSLCQQAPRTPPGPRAGGERGGRHPACLFISTLKDKRGTRYEQLKENIEQFFTKFVDEGKATVRLKEPPVDLCLSKANSSSLKGFLSAVRLAHRGCDVEAPLSTLTPVKTSEFEKFKTKMVITSKKDYPLSKNFPYSLEHLQTSYCGLVRVDMRMLCLKNLRKLDLSHNHIKKLPATIGDLIHLQELNLNDNHLESFSVALCQSTLQKSLRSLDISKNKIKALPVQFCQLRELTDLKLDDNELIRLPFKMGQLRNLRFLSAARNKLPFLPSEFKNLSLEYLDLFGNTFEQPKVLPIIHLQMPLTLLECSARTVLYNRIPYGSHIIPFHLCQDLDTAKTCVCGRYSISSFIQGTTTMNLHSVAHTVVLVDNMGGTEAPIISYFCSLACYVNSCDMLK; encoded by the exons ATGAGGCTGCACTGCGAGGTGGAGGTGGTCAGCCGGCACTTGCCGGCCTTGGGGCTGAGGAACCGGGGCAAGGGCGTCCGGGCGGTGTTGAGCCTCTGTCAGCAGGCGCCCAGGACTCCGCCGGGTCCCCGAGCTGGAGGCGAGCGGGGCGGCCGGCACCCCGCCTGCCTGTTCATTTCCACCCTGAAGGACAAGCGCGGGACCCGCTATGAG CAGCTAAAGGAGAACATTGAGCAGTTCTTCACCAAATTTGTGGATGAGGGGAAAGCCACTGTTCGGTTAAAGGAGCCTCCCGTGGACCTCTGTCTCAGTAAG GCCAATTCCAGCAGTCTAAAGGGTTTCCTTTCAGCTGTGCGACTGGCTCATAGAGGCTGTGATGTTGAGGCACCACTTTCAACCCTCACACCAGTGAAGACGTCagaatttgaaaaatttaaaactaaaatggTTATCACATCCAAAAAGGACTATCCTCTAAGCAAGAACTTCCCCTATTCTCTGGAACATCTTCAGACTTCTTATTGTGGGCTCGTCCGGGTTGATATGCGTATGCTTTGTTTAAAAAACCTTAGAAAATTAGACTTGAGTCATAACCATATAAAAAAACTTCCAGCTACAATTGGAGACCTCATCCACCTTCAAGAACTTAACCTGAATGATAACCACTTGGAATCATTTAGTGTAGCCTTGTGTCAGTCTACACTCCAGAAGTCACTTCGGAGTTTGGATATCAGCAAGAACAAAATTAAGGCACTCCCCGTGCAGTTTTGCCAGCTCCGAGAACTTACAGATTTAAAACTTGATGATAATGAATTGATTCGTCTTCCTTTCAAGATGGGACAACTGAGGAACCTGCGTTTTTTGTCAGCAGCTCGAAATAAGCTTCCATTTTTGCCtagtgaatttaaaaatttatcccTTGAGTACTTGGATCTTTTTGGAAATACTTTTGAACAACCAAAAGTCCTTCCAATTATACACCTGCAAATGCCATTAACTTTACTGGAATGTTCTGCACGAACCGTATTATATAATAG GATTCCATATGGCTCTCATATCATTCCTTTCCATCTTTGTCAAGATTTGGATACTGCAAAAACCTGTGTTTGTGGAAGATACAGCATAAGCAGTTTTATTCAAGGAACTACTACCATGAATCTACACTCTGTTGCTCACACTGTGGTCTTAGTAGATAATATGGGTGGTACTGAAGCACCCATTATCTCTTACTTCTGTTCTCTAGCCTGTTATGTAAATTCTTGTGATATGCTCAAGTAA
- the RPS29 gene encoding small ribosomal subunit protein uS14, producing the protein MGHQQLYWSHPRKFGQGSRSCRVCSNRHGLIRKYGLNMCRQCFRQYAKDIGFIKLD; encoded by the exons ATGGGTCACCAGCAGCTCTACTGGAGCCATCCGAGAAAATTCGGCCAGGGTTCTCGCTCTTG CCGGGTCTGCTCAAACCGGCATGGTCTGATCCGGAAATACGGCCTCAATATGTGCCGCCAGTGTTTCCGCCAGTATGCTAAGGACATCGGCTTCATTAAG ttggactAA
- the LRR1 gene encoding leucine-rich repeat protein 1 isoform X2 has product MRLHCEVEVVSRHLPALGLRNRGKGVRAVLSLCQQAPRTPPGPRAGGERGGRHPACLFISTLKDKRGTRYELKENIEQFFTKFVDEGKATVRLKEPPVDLCLSKANSSSLKGFLSAVRLAHRGCDVEAPLSTLTPVKTSEFEKFKTKMVITSKKDYPLSKNFPYSLEHLQTSYCGLVRVDMRMLCLKNLRKLDLSHNHIKKLPATIGDLIHLQELNLNDNHLESFSVALCQSTLQKSLRSLDISKNKIKALPVQFCQLRELTDLKLDDNELIRLPFKMGQLRNLRFLSAARNKLPFLPSEFKNLSLEYLDLFGNTFEQPKVLPIIHLQMPLTLLECSARTVLYNRIPYGSHIIPFHLCQDLDTAKTCVCGRYSISSFIQGTTTMNLHSVAHTVVLVDNMGGTEAPIISYFCSLACYVNSCDMLK; this is encoded by the exons ATGAGGCTGCACTGCGAGGTGGAGGTGGTCAGCCGGCACTTGCCGGCCTTGGGGCTGAGGAACCGGGGCAAGGGCGTCCGGGCGGTGTTGAGCCTCTGTCAGCAGGCGCCCAGGACTCCGCCGGGTCCCCGAGCTGGAGGCGAGCGGGGCGGCCGGCACCCCGCCTGCCTGTTCATTTCCACCCTGAAGGACAAGCGCGGGACCCGCTATGAG CTAAAGGAGAACATTGAGCAGTTCTTCACCAAATTTGTGGATGAGGGGAAAGCCACTGTTCGGTTAAAGGAGCCTCCCGTGGACCTCTGTCTCAGTAAG GCCAATTCCAGCAGTCTAAAGGGTTTCCTTTCAGCTGTGCGACTGGCTCATAGAGGCTGTGATGTTGAGGCACCACTTTCAACCCTCACACCAGTGAAGACGTCagaatttgaaaaatttaaaactaaaatggTTATCACATCCAAAAAGGACTATCCTCTAAGCAAGAACTTCCCCTATTCTCTGGAACATCTTCAGACTTCTTATTGTGGGCTCGTCCGGGTTGATATGCGTATGCTTTGTTTAAAAAACCTTAGAAAATTAGACTTGAGTCATAACCATATAAAAAAACTTCCAGCTACAATTGGAGACCTCATCCACCTTCAAGAACTTAACCTGAATGATAACCACTTGGAATCATTTAGTGTAGCCTTGTGTCAGTCTACACTCCAGAAGTCACTTCGGAGTTTGGATATCAGCAAGAACAAAATTAAGGCACTCCCCGTGCAGTTTTGCCAGCTCCGAGAACTTACAGATTTAAAACTTGATGATAATGAATTGATTCGTCTTCCTTTCAAGATGGGACAACTGAGGAACCTGCGTTTTTTGTCAGCAGCTCGAAATAAGCTTCCATTTTTGCCtagtgaatttaaaaatttatcccTTGAGTACTTGGATCTTTTTGGAAATACTTTTGAACAACCAAAAGTCCTTCCAATTATACACCTGCAAATGCCATTAACTTTACTGGAATGTTCTGCACGAACCGTATTATATAATAG GATTCCATATGGCTCTCATATCATTCCTTTCCATCTTTGTCAAGATTTGGATACTGCAAAAACCTGTGTTTGTGGAAGATACAGCATAAGCAGTTTTATTCAAGGAACTACTACCATGAATCTACACTCTGTTGCTCACACTGTGGTCTTAGTAGATAATATGGGTGGTACTGAAGCACCCATTATCTCTTACTTCTGTTCTCTAGCCTGTTATGTAAATTCTTGTGATATGCTCAAGTAA